The Myripristis murdjan chromosome 6, fMyrMur1.1, whole genome shotgun sequence sequence GGAATCAAACTGTTGTGTCAACGTACAATGATTCTTGGAGAAGTGAGCAGAGGACTCAGTGCTACTCATGTTCTACAGGCACTTAAAtcagtatatttatttatttactaatttattTAACCAGAAATCATTCCTCATTTTAAGCGCAGACTGAATATATAAGGCTTCTTATTTCTGTTGGGTGAGTGTGTTCTAATTTTTCCTAGAGGTGGCACTGTTGCTGCACAGTTTTGAAATCAGGGAGGGTAAACGGCACTGGGAGTGTTCAGAAATGGTGTCCAGCAGCATTTTTCTCTGCTGAATGATGGTGGATAACTAAAGAATGTACTTttgcttgttttcctttttgaatatCCCTTATTTAATCATCCATTCACAGACAATCAATCCAGATTTGCTCTTAAGCAGTAGGACTTTGAATATGTTTATGAGTCAAAATGTGGTAGGATCTTTGCCCTCATGATTTACATATTTGACTACAAACTTTTGTCtcctatagaaaaaaaaatagtggctTAAGATGTTTGGTATCACAGCAACAAGGTTTATCATAAGTATAAGCCTCTCCTCTTGCATTTGTAGCAATTTCTTCAGTTTCTTAACGGCGCTAACACATTACTGTGAGCTGCATGTGAACTTTAATTTCAACATTAAACAGTGAATTTACTCAGCCAGTACTGTTTACGAACTGAAGAAAAGGGAGATGTCTCCTGATTTACTAGTGATTCTTTCAAATCCATTCCAGAGCAACTAACCTTCCTtgtactatctatctatctatctattgtacAGTTCTAGTGAATCTTAAGTCACCAGTATTGGTAATAGatctaaataaatgtaatagTCTTGTAAAATATTGAAATGGTGTGTTGCTAGGTGACTACACGGGACGGAGGTGTGTTGTCAGTGGGAGCAGACATCCAGTTCAGGATCTGGAACCCAGTCATGTCAGTGGTGTCTGTCCAGGACCTCAATGCCTCAACCAGGCTGACAGCACACAATGCTTTGACACACAGCCTGGGTAAGAAGACTGTCAGGGAGATCCAGACTGAGAGAGTCAAACTGGGAGAACATCTCGGGGTGAGACAACTGTCACTCTAGTTTTTTATTGCCTTATTACATTATATGTTAAACATTTCAAACTACTAttcatacaaacatacatattaTGTCTTTACAGATGGACATCAATGAGATGACGCGGGCCTGGGGGCTGGAGGTAGACAGGGTAGAGCTTACCTTGGGCTCTCTACTAAAACCCCCAGACGACTGCCCTTCAGGACCCGTCATCATGCCGCCCTCTGTACCGGGACTGGAAGGCCTTGCCGGCCCCATTCAGCAGCTGGCTATGCACTTCCTAGGTCAAAGTGGGCTGTCACATCCTCAACGAGGTATTGTAACACACTCAAAGCTCCTTTGATATTATATCTATCTACTACTATAATGtaattgtaaaaataatgtAACATGTGCCTTTTGTGTCTCAGAAGACAGTGTGACTTACACAGACGAGCTTAGCAGTGCCTCTCAGGCTGTGGTGGCCATGCCAGGGtctgtggaggagctgctgggagcagtgaagctgctgctgtcagaaaaTTTGGTCAGCCAAGTGGGAGCCTGCTTCCAGTTTCACATTAGCTCAGAAGATGGACAACATCAGAGTTACTACGTGGATCTGAGCCAAGGTGATGCTTCAATAATAACATGGGGTACAACAGTTACCATAGACTTTTAATTCAGGAGTTTAAGGCTGACTGTGAATGGTAAACAGAATTAAAAGTGTAGCTACAGAAATATCAAATATCTGTTATCCACTGTTatctctctgtgcgtgtgtgtgtgtgcgtgtgcgtgtgcgcgtgtgtactGTAGGTAGTGGTGCAGCTGGTGCAGGGTCTCCATGCCAGGATCCAGATGTCATCCTAAGTATGAGTGACAGCAACCTGCTGGCGATGTTTGAGGGCAGGCTGCGACCATTTGCTGCTTACACAAGTGGCAGACTGAAGGTGCAAGGAGACCTGAGGACTGCCATGAAGCTGGAGGAACTCATAAAGCTCCTTAGGAAATAGCTGACTGTGTAGGTTTTACAAATGTTAtttattaaatcatttattttttaccaggaAAGTACCTGCCCTTTTTAATGTATGCCTTCAAGCATATGCTGAGACTTTTGGAGAGGCAGGTACTCAATGTGGTAAACGGACATATTAAACCAGATTTTTTAACACCATGGCATGAACTGCTGAGTTAATGTAAAACTTAATGTACAGTGATTGTgagatctgctgctgctttggaaAATATTTGGCAATTAAGTGTACATGCAGTTTAGCGGGACTGAATGCAGCGAAACATTAAACGGAAACACCAAAGCTCTTTTAAAAGAAAGATTTTGTTATTACAGACCACACCTGCTTGTTGCCTTAGGTCGACAATATTAGCCCAGTGAGGTAGCAGACTTGTTCTAAGCCATGTAAAAGTtacacaacaacaagaacaacaacaacgataagTATTAGACTTTTATTATTGCtactattattaattttatttggtCCAGAATGTCATCTTAGCCAAAGAGATCAAAGTAGTGGCTGCTGTAGTCAAACCTGTCTGCATGTGCTTGACCTTGATTAGGCCGCCTTGGCCTTGTCCTCCTTCATAAATTAAAGCAAATACCTTTTTTACACTTAGACAACAACTCTGAAGGTCTTAGAGCCCAAATCCTTTTAGAGATATGATAATACACATACAACTGCTCAGACAACACAAAGTCAAACTGTCATACTTAAAATCATACTTTTTCCTGTGAAGTGATTGAGTTAGAGCAAAATCAAAATAACCTATTCACTAAAACTGTACAGATACAACGTGTTGTGCTCTGTTGGGCTACTATGTTTAAAGAGCCTTGATCGGGACAGTGAGGAGGGCTGACTTGGACCAGCCTCCTTTTGCACCAGATGTCCCTGGGAGAGACAGAGTAGCTGTTCgaggaagagcagagggagCATTTTTGTCGCTGGAATGGCCAGGTGGAGTGTGTGGCGCAGCCCCGGGGCCCTGCTCCTGACCTTGAGAGCAGGGCTGCCAACATCTGGTGtgcgcagcagcagcagcagcatgccaGTGGCCAGACAGGCTTACCCAGAAAGCAACAGGTTTGTAAAGCCCTTCAGTGAGATTCCCGGGCTATGGAGGAACGGGGTGGCCAACTTGTACAATTTCTGGAAACTGGATGGCTTTAAGAATCTTCACCGCATCATGCTGCATAACTTCAACACTTTTGGACCCATTTACAGGTATGGAAACCCAGGAAATTTCCAGGAAGATTAAGAATACAATAAGGATACAATAACTACTGTTAGCAACTAAATCTGATGCCCTACTGTCTGTAAGtgtcttaaatgaataaatgcctATGGTAATGAAGAAAATAATTTATGATTTTCgccacacagaaaaacacaactttgAGCTTGCACTATCTAAGTAGTTTGATAGATAGAGTTACATATCTATCTTTTCTGGTGTAAATACAAACATTAATTTCCTCCTGAAAAATGTGCCTCTGACCCATAAATTGCAAGGTGAACTCACCTGAATGCAAATAACTAATAGcaattcttctttttcctcttcttctgtctctggaaaacagagagaaaataggTTATTACGAAAGTGTGAATATCATAAATCCTGAGGATGCAGCTGTCCTTTTCAAAGCAGAGGGCTACTATCCTAAAAGGCTTAAAGTTGAAGCCTGGATAGCATACAGAGACTACAGGAACCTGAAATATGGAGTTTTGCTCAAGTATGTGTTGTCTcaagcatttttcatttgtataaATTTTGCCTGACCATTATTCTGAAACACCTTGGAGTTTAAATACTGTTAGACAGAAGGCTCTGCAGCCTACCTACTTTACATCCTATCTTTCAACAGGAACGGAGAAGACTGGCGATCAAACAGAGTGGTTCTCAACAAGGAGGTGATCTCCCCGAAGGTGCTGGGGAACTTTGTGCCTTTGCTGGATGAAGTGGGCCAGGATTTTGTGGTCCGAGTTAATAAAAAGATAGAGCGAAGTGGTCAGAACAAATGGACCACTGACCTTTCTCATGAACTCTTTAAATATGCACTGGAATGTAAGATTGCCCTTCATCACGCCCACAGTGGGGTCCAAAAGTCTGAGTCCACAACCAAGAAGTCTTGCCATCATTGGTCAAAAACTACCATCTTTAGTCAAGTGATATTCCTCAAATAAGATGATTgaaatttataaataaaaaaagcaatataGGGTTGAGCTTCTTGCAGAATTTCAGTGTAGGTGATCATGTGTTGTCAAGTCAGTAGGCAAAACATCCCCACATATGAATATTTGCAGGTCCACGGTTGACTGTTGGTTTTCTGCACTGTTGCATGAACCTCTCATGCAGCGGTTGGGCCACATTAGCTCTCTTGACTGCCACTATAAGTTCAAGCTTTGACTCACTTGTGAGACTTTCATTTTGCCtttaaaagtgaattttttgtcattgtttggtTCATGTTAAATGTCTCGACTGGCTCTGTTGTCTAAGAAGTTGCTTGGGAACTGTTACTGTCCCATTAAGGCTGTATCCAAAAAGTTGTCTCTTGATGGTGGGATGTTctatgtcctgtttttttttttgtttttttttatctttgatgCAGACGCTGTTCTGTGTTGTTAAGATGCTCAGCTGATACACTGGCCTTTGGTATCAGTTTAACATCGGTCACTATTGGTCTTGCTTTGGATGAAGATTACTTGATTTCTTAA is a genomic window containing:
- the stoml1 gene encoding stomatin-like protein 1 isoform X2, with product MFSKSPNVSHHQYQPLPQRDSMKSSPGLFVGSEGFNATQANYHKGHSFDYIPKITENDFTDTSQGWLSWICNMIVIVLVYICTFITFPITGWFVLKTVPNYQRIVVFRLGRVCPPKGPGIVLVLPLIDQWQKVDLRTRAFNIPPCQVTTRDGGVLSVGADIQFRIWNPVMSVVSVQDLNASTRLTAHNALTHSLGKKTVREIQTERVKLGEHLGMDINEMTRAWGLEVDRVELTLGSLLKPPDDCPSGPVIMPPSVPGLEGLAGPIQQLAMHFLGQSGLSHPQRDSVTYTDELSSASQAVVAMPGSVEELLGAVKLLLSENLVSQVGACFQFHISSEDGQHQSYYVDLSQGSGAAGAGSPCQDPDVILSMSDSNLLAMFEGRLRPFAAYTSGRLKVQGDLRTAMKLEELIKLLRK
- the stoml1 gene encoding stomatin-like protein 1 isoform X1 codes for the protein MFSKSPNVSHHQYQPLPQRDSMKSSPGLFVGSEGFNATQANYHKGHSFDYIPKITENDFTDTSQGWLSWICNMIVIVLVYICTFITFPITGWFVLKTVPNYQRIVVFRLGRVCPPKGPGIVLVLPLIDQWQKVDLRTRAFNIPPCQVTTRDGGVLSVGADIQFRIWNPVMSVVSVQDLNASTRLTAHNALTHSLGKKTVREIQTERVKLGEHLGMDINEMTRAWGLEVDRVELTLGSLLKPPDDCPSGPVIMPPSVPGLEGLAGPIQQLAMHFLGQSGLSHPQREDSVTYTDELSSASQAVVAMPGSVEELLGAVKLLLSENLVSQVGACFQFHISSEDGQHQSYYVDLSQGSGAAGAGSPCQDPDVILSMSDSNLLAMFEGRLRPFAAYTSGRLKVQGDLRTAMKLEELIKLLRK